tctaattaaattttagctaacaaagtttttataaataaataaactatattagcaactaaataaataatatattttgatcACAACATCTaaaattcaactttttaatacatttaaattatataaaaaaattacattttagttattaataaattaaaggtAAAGATTATATAAGTCGCGTAAGTCTTATCACAATATGAcatcatttaaaacaaaaaatttctaTGATGAATTTTATTAGAAGTTCGATTAGATAAAAAATAACTTACTAAATGATTGTTTTATTTTAGCATATTGAAAAAGATgagtttgtaaaaattaataataaaattctaCAATTATTTCATCAAATAAAAGATCGAAAAGAAATGTTATGACATATTTATGTTAATttgtgtaaatattttttttaattttattttgaaatttggatCCTACTAAAAGTAAAGTCCTTATCCGTCACTGATCGAAGGTGGTCCTTTATTTGAAATGCTAAATATAATAAGGTGATCTATAAATTCCGACTGAAGGTGTATAATTTGTAATATATAAGTGTAGTCAAAGAAATATAATCTTTaaaatattagatttttttttattatatttttgaaatggTAAATCTAACTTTATATGCAGTTTAGTAAGTGGTTATactttttcataaattattttatgcaattttgaaaaatatttctaaaagaAATGATTCTAAATTTAATTGTACAAAAGAATTTTTGGGACCCATTGGCGGGAAGCTAGTTCGTGTGGAAGATTATATGATTGAAATTGCAAATAAATACGAGAGGAGAGGACCATTTAAAGCCACGCATGGGTtagactttttaattttttttattaattaaagtaaaaataaatttaataatgtaTAGCCTATGGTCCTATTGACTATGgtctttttatttatgaaacatgaaaaaaaaaatgccaTTTCTTCACGTCACCTGCACTGTCTCTATAAAACTCTCAACTTTTAgtactttttataattaatttcaggccaataataatatatcttagttagtttgtttttatttgaaaggaaattaagaaaaaatataattatttttaagctATGCTTGCTTGTAGCATAAGataagaaatcaaattattcGACCGCTAATTATTTCTGTTAGGTTGACATTTTAATGCATCTGCCTTTTCTTTTCTCAACTAAAAGAAAAGATAAAGAcatacaaaaaaatttaaagatattctaaagataaaataatttatctataacaaatatattattatgaTCTGCTAGCTGCTTAATTGATATATAAattggatatttttttttataatttgaagagtggggagcgcttgtgagaggaatcgaacccacgatctagtagtttgctgcttagcgcttattGATAGATCCattatctaaaataataatgtttTTATTGATAGATccattatttttcataatttatatatatatgttgcgTTTTGATTTAAGTACGTACCATCAAGAATGATagcatttattttaatatttagtttaaactaAATTATACTCTagctatttttaattaatccaaGGTTGTGATTTACGTCTTCTTACCCAATTAGTATATATTGCAATTGATAATGGGGGACCTCAAGCATCATGCGTTTTTCATGGGGATAATTAAATCATTTGATTATctttttattactattattaatttattcatcTCTaagctaaaaataggaaacgagCCAATTGAATTCAAATTCGAATTCAACTTGTACATCAATGATCAATTTGTTATGAATAGTTTGTGAATATTATGGATGACAAATTCAAATTACCTATCTAATTAGGTGAAAATATTTCAACCCTCCATATTTGACATGcatgtaaatgcattaattacatggtgggtgaaattgcctataaataggttCCATTCCACGTAAAATTTACAAGTGAAAATATACTTACAAAAGTAGTAAAATCCTCCCAAATATTTGCTCTCTTATTGCATTATTAAGTGTTCACTAAATATTCATTAGTTTAGTCTACAAGCATTATCTATATTATCGTTAAGTTTATAACACGTTATCAGCACGATCGTTCTATCAGTTTACGATTCTCTAATCCAAGAAAATTCGGTAAAGTATTCCAAAGGTAAATCTCTAACTTTAATACttgtctaattatttaattaatggaAGGTTATACCtcctataaattttatttacttaatatttaatttattatgtttatatctatgttattaatttttatatggaaGGCTAAGCCtcctataaataattttttgataatttaattttaatcgttGATGCTTGAGTGGTAATCCCCTTGCTATAAACGATTTTATTTAGTTGACACtaatagtataaatataaatatttttataccataattaaatttaatccaTTGTTGTCCTcatctaaataattttattcaaaaaaaaatataaaataacctaacggCTACATAACGGTAACAAACGGCTATATAACGGTAATAAAACGGTTATATTTTTCTCTATATATACTCACTTTACTATTTATTTTCACTACACAATTTTTCATCTCTTAatcttcaaaaattcaaaaatgaagctattttggattatttttattatgttacTTAATTTAATACTCATTGGTATATTTAATCTTCCGTGgaaagaattttatttatatttaggtatttttgtatttattgttctaccTTTACTAGTTGCTgcaataattgttgattatgcATATTTATAAGCCAAAAATATGATGGTTGTACTTGTTTGTTTActcttaaaaataaatgattattatttctatgtttttatcgcataaataaatattagttctaattatatttatttttcatgtgaTAGTTTAATCATGTCAAACCTTACAAAGCTTGAATTAACGGCACTTGATGTATCTGGAAAAAATTATCTGTCATGGATACTAAATGCTAAAATACATCTGCAAGCCTCTGGTCATGAGGACACTATTAAAGAGGGAAATAATGCCTCTACTCAAGATCGTGCAAAAGCAATGATCTTCCTTCGCCATCATCTTGATGAaggattaaaaaatgaatatctcAGTGAAGATAATCCACTTGTTCTCTGGAATAGTTTAAAAGAACGCTTCGACCATCAGAAGACTGTAATTCTTCCAAAAGCTCGTTATGACTGGATGCATTTAAGATTGCAGGATTTTAAAAGTGTTAGTGAATACAATTCTGCAATATTCCGAATTAGCTCAAAGCTAAAATTGTGTGGAGAAACAATTACTGATGaagatttattagaaaaaacatTCTCCACTTTTCATGCATCTAATGTGGTACTCCAGCAGCAGTATCGTGAGAAAGGGTTTAAGAAATATTCAGAGCTGATTTCTTGCCTTCTAGTGGCTGAGCAGAATAACGAGCTGTTAATGAAAAATCATGCGGCACGACCCACTGGTTCTGCTCCATTTCCTGAAGTAAATGCGAGCGCATATAGATCTCCTCGTGGTCGTGGCCGTGGTCGTGGTCGTGGTCATGGTTATGGTCGAGGTGGAAATAATTACAACCATGTCGGTTATAATAACTCCTTTAAGCATAAGAATCACCACCAGAAGTGGGATAAGAAGGAGGAGAAACAAGAAAACAGAAACAGTGGACAATACAAACATCAAGTGAAAAATGTCGATAGTAAATGTTATCGATGTGGCATGACTGGGCATTGGTCGCGTACCTGTCGTACGCCCAAACATCTTGTTGAGCTTTACCAAGCTTCCCTCAAGGAAAATGGAAAGAATATAGAAACAAATTTTGTTGCTGATGATGATTTTGACCACAGTCTAATGCATAATGACTCTATAGACATGACACATTTAGATGTTTCTAATTTTCTTGAGAACAATAATAATGAAAACTAATCCAGCatgtattgtaatgtttttattatttacttatgTATTGTTGTGTTATTCTATAATTTCTTATGatgaatttttctttgtttgaatTAAGAAGCATATGGATAATTCTCAGCATGTTGTTTCGTCCAAGTTCAGTAATGAAGACATATGTCTTGTGGATAGTGCGACAACCCACACTATActcaaacaccaaaaatatttttcaaatcttaaaaGATGTCAGACAAATGTCAGTACAATATCTGGTAaggtaaaattaattgaaggctCCGGAAGAGCTACTATTCTATTACAAGGGGGAACTGTACTTACCATTAATGAAGCATTATTTTCCCCCAAGTCTCAAAGAAACTTGTTGAGTTTTAAAGATATTCGTCTGAATAAATTCCATATTGAGACAAAAAATGATGATAATATGGAATATCTTCATATTACAACAAATGTTTCAGGTAAGAAGcatgtaattgaaaaattaccCACATTTTCTTCtggtttatattatacatatataaatgtgGTCGAATCACATATGgctgaaaagaaaaagtattgTGATGCTTCAATACTAAAATTATGGCATGAAAGATTGGGTCATCCAGGATCAATAATGATGCGGAGAATAATTGACAGTGCACGAGGACATCCACTGAAAGGTGAGAAAATTCCCCAAGTAAGTAATATGTCATGTACAGCTTGTTCTAttggaaaattaattgtgaGACCTTCACCGGCTAAAATTGAGAATGAATCACCTTTATTTCTTGAAAGAATTCAAGGTGATATATGTGGGCCAATTCATCCACCATGTGGACCATTCAGATACTTTATGGTATTGATTGACGCATCCAGCAGATGGTCAcatgtttgtttattatcaacTCGCAATGTTGCATTTGCAAGATTTCTtgctcaaattattaaattgcgTGTTCAATTCCCTGATTACACAATTAAAAGGGTAAGACTTGATAATGCTGGTGAATTCACATCTCAAACATTCAATGATTATTGCATGTCTGTTGGAATCACAGTTGAGCATCCTGTTGCACACGTACATACACAGAATGGTTTAGCTGAATCTCTAATTAAGCGCCTTCAGCTTATTGCTAGACCATTAATGATGAGAACTAAGCTACCTATCTCTATATGGGGACATGCTATATTACATGCTGCATCATTAATTCGTGTtagacctagtgcatatcataaATACTCCCCATTACAATTAGCATTTGGTCAAGAACCAGATATTGCCCATCTTAGGGTTTTTGGTTGTGCTGTATACGTGCCAATTGCACCACCACAACGCATAAAAATGGGTCCTCAAAGAAGATTGGGAATATACGTTGGTTATGTGTCTGCATCCATAATTAGGTATCTTGAACCTTTAACAGGTGATGTTTTTACAGCACGTTTCGCCGATTGTCATTTTAATGAAGAAGAGTTCCCACCATTAGAGGgagaaaataaacaatcagATAAAAATATTGCATGGTGTGAACCTTCATTATTGCATCTTGATCCTTGCACAAAACAATGTGAAACAGAAGTTCAAAAGATTGTGCATTTGCAAGCTGTTGCAAATCAATTACCTGATGCATTTACAGATACAAAGAGAGTGACTAAATCATATATACCAGCAGTTAATGCCCCTGCTAGAGTTGAGATTCCAAAAGAGAATTCTGAAAATAAAGTCGCTCATGAATCAAAGACACGCCAGAAGCGTGGAAGACCGATCGGTTCAAGAAATAAAAATCCTAGGAAAAGAAAAGGAGCAGAAAATCTCGATCATGCTAGCAAAGAGAAAGGTGTTCCTGAAGAAAcacaagataaagaaaatactccagaagaagaaataaatgAGGTTAACCAAGGCAATGccccagaagaggatatgaatgTAATTAATCAAGACAGTACCCTAGAAGAGGACACAAATGAGAATAACGAAGAAATCTcgattaattacaataatacaaAGATTGTTTGGAATCGAGACACAATGAAAAATATTGACGAAATTTTCTCTTATGCTGTTGCATGTGATATCATAAATAGAAATGAGGATCCCGAACCGAGATCGGTTATTGAATGTCAAAATAGACATGATTGGGATAAATGGAAAAACGCTATGCAAGTTGAATTAGAATCTCTTAACAAGAGAAGTGTGTTTGGACCTGTTGTCCTCACACCTAAAGATGTGAACCCGGTAGGTTACAAATGGGTCTTTGTACGAAAACGAAATGAGAAAAATGAAATCACAAGATATAAAGCTAGACTTGTTGCTCAAGACTTTTCTCAAAGACCTGGAATTGATTATGATGAAACATATTCTCCTGTCATGGATGCAATTACATTTCGATATTTGATCAGTCTTGCAGTTTCTAAGAAATTAGAAATGCGTCTCATGGATGTTGTAACAGCATACTTGTATGGATCGCTAGATAGCGATATTTATATTAAGGTCCCTGAAGGATTTAAAATGCCTGAAGCATTAAATAGAAAACCCAAAGAAATGTATTCAATCAAATTGCAAAGATCTTTGTATGGGTTAAAACAGTCAGGGCGCATGTGGTATAATCGTTTAAgcgattatttgataaataaaggcTATGTGAATAACCTTATTTGCCCATGTGTTTTTATCAAGAAATCAACATCGGGATTTGTGATTATAGCCGTCTATGTTgacgatttaaatattattggaaCAGACAGTGAGATCAATAAAGCAAGTGTGTACTTAAAAGAAgaatttgaaatgaaagatcTTGGAAAAACCAAATATTGTCTTGGTTTACAAATTGAACATATGCACAATGGCGTATTAGTGCATCAGTcaaattatatagaaaagatCTTAAAACGTTTTGGTATGGATAAAGCAAATCCTTTAAGTACTCCTATGGTTAATCGATCACTGAATGTTGAAACTGATCCATTTCGTCCTTGTGGAGAAAATGAGGATATTCTTGGTCCTGAAGTACCATATCTCAGTGCAATCGGAGCACTTATGTATCTCGCTAATTGCACTCGTCCTAACATATCCTTTTCTGTCAATTTATTAGCAAGATTCAGTTCAGCTCCCACGAAGAGACATTGGAATggaatcaaacatatattacgTTATCTTCGTGGAAGCACTGATCttggtttattttattctaacgaTTCAAATCTAGAATTGATTGGTTATGCAGATGCAGGTTATTTGTCTGATCCTCATAAGGTTAAGTCTCAAACTGGATATGTATTTACAAGTGGAGATACTGCAATTTCTTGGCGGTCACAGAAACAAACAATTGTAGCCACTTCCTCAAATCATGCTGAACTTATTGCATTACATGAAGCAAGTAGGGAATGTGTGTGGCTCAGATCAATAACACAACACATTCAAGAATCTTGTGGTCTTCCAGTCCATAAGAGTCCAACTGTTCTATATGAAGATAATGCTGCATGTATAGCACAAATCAAGGAAGGATACGTCAAGAGTGACAGAACCAAACATATACCTCCAAGATTCTTTTCATACACTCAAGAACTTataaagaatcaagaaattgACATCCAGTATGttcaatcaaataataattcatctGATCTCTTCACGAAGGCACTTCCTACAGCAATATTTAGAAAACATGTTCATAATATTGGAATGCGCCATCTGCGAAATACATGAAGGATTATCTCTGTTGCAATGAGGGGGAGAAATTACGCACTGCACTCTTTTTTCCTAACTAAAGTTTTTATCCCATTGGGTTTTTCTTTAGTGAGGTTTTTAATGAGGCAGTACGACATAGCGTAATTTAGAATAAACATTTTGTCATCCAAGGGGGAGTGTTATGAATAGTGTGTGAATATTATGGATGACAAATTCAAGTTACCTATCTAATTAGGTGAAAATATTTCAACCCTCCATATTTGACATGcatgtaaatgcattaattacatggtgggtgaaattgcctataaataggttCCATTCCATGTAAAATTTACAAGTGAAAATATACTTACAAAAGTAGTAAAATCCTCCCAAATATTTGCTCTCTTATTGCATTATTAAGTGTTCACTAAATATTCATTAGTTTAGTCTACAAGCATTATCTATATTATCGTTAAGTTTATAACACAATTTGCATAAACGAACAAGTTATATTTCTGGATTGCTACCG
This window of the Mercurialis annua linkage group LG5, ddMerAnnu1.2, whole genome shotgun sequence genome carries:
- the LOC126681591 gene encoding uncharacterized protein LOC126681591, which encodes MSNLTKLELTALDVSGKNYLSWILNAKIHLQASGHEDTIKEGNNASTQDRAKAMIFLRHHLDEGLKNEYLSEDNPLVLWNSLKERFDHQKTVILPKARYDWMHLRLQDFKSVSEYNSAIFRISSKLKLCGETITDEDLLEKTFSTFHASNVVLQQQYREKGFKKYSELISCLLVAEQNNELLMKNHAARPTGSAPFPEVNASAYRSPRGRGRGRGRGHGYGRGGNNYNHVGYNNSFKHKNHHQKWDKKEEKQENRNSGQYKHQVKNVDSKCYRCGMTGHWSRTCRTPKHLVELYQASLKENGKNIETNFVADDDFDHSLMHNDSIDMTHLDVSNFLENNNNEN